In Phocoena sinus isolate mPhoSin1 chromosome 10, mPhoSin1.pri, whole genome shotgun sequence, a single genomic region encodes these proteins:
- the MRPL51 gene encoding 39S ribosomal protein L51, mitochondrial: MRAMAGSLSWVAGRSLWGQVPLACRSFSLGVPRLFHVRVTLPPRKVVDRWNEKRAMFGVYDNIGILGNFEKHPKELIKGPTWLRGWKGNELQRCIRKKRMVGNRMFIDDLHSLNKRISYLYKCFNRHGKYR; encoded by the exons ATGAGAGCAATGGCAGGCAGCCTCTCTTGGGTGGCGGGCAGGAGCCTATGGGGCCAGGTGCCGCTGGCCTGCAGAAGCTTCTCTCTGG GTGTTCCCAGATTGTTCCATGTGAGGGTCACCCTCCCGCCCCGCAAAGTGGTTGATCGTTGGAACGAGAAGAGAGCCATGTTCGGGGTATATGACAACATCGGGATCCTGG GAAACTTTGAAAAGCACCCCAAAGAACTGATCAAGGGCCCCACGTGGCTTCGAGGCTGGAAGGGGAATGAATTGCAGCGTTGTATCCGAAAGAAGAGAATGGTTGGAAATCGGATGTTCATTGATGACCTGCACAGCCTGAACAAACGCATCAGCTATCTCTACAAATGCTTTAACCGACATGGAAAGTACCGGTAG